In Clupea harengus chromosome 4, Ch_v2.0.2, whole genome shotgun sequence, the genomic stretch GAATTCTGAAATTTAggaatatttttttaagtttacTGCAGTAAGGAATTGGAATTTGGAATAGGGCAttttacaattactttgatgtaAAGTCTGTGCTGCTATAAGTGTGTCTCGGAATGTGAATGTCTTCATCTATATATATCCAGGTGGGTGATGTCACTATTCTGGTGAATAATGCGGCTGTGGTTCATGGAAAGAGTCTGATGAACAGCGATGACGACGCTCTTCTGAAAACgcagcacatcaacacactaGGCCAATTCTGGGTGAGAAGCCAAATAATGTTCTCATTTTGATACCCTAACATGAACCCTaagatgtatatatattatggaCCATGCAGAATGACATTCTTGTCAGTTCGCTTATTTTAGTTCACAGACTGTGTGCTCCATGGTTATAGGGAGTTTTTGCCAAAAAATCAGAGGTCAGCACTAAACAGTGCATTCCTCTCGTGAAGTAAGCAGAACCTCTCGTGAAGTTTCTTAAACAAACCCAGTCACTGGACATACTTCAAAGCAACCCCTGAGAATCcttgttttcaataaaataacaaaGTTGTGAAACAGCAGAGCGATGAtgaaacagacagactgaaTTTGAAGACCAAATGACTGGCGAAAGACAAGCGCGATAATGATCCATCTTTCGATTCATAACAGTCCCTGCATTCTCAATTAGTCTGGGCTCTCCCCAGGGGCCGTGGGTGATAGAACAGTGAATGACAGAGGCAGAGTTCTATGCATTAAGAGTGGCGCCCAGCCATTCATCATCTGAGTGAAGATCAAACGCGCGTGCCTGTCCGCAGGATGAACGCTGGGGGGAAACGCAGACATCTGCGAAAGGAATCAAAACCTGCGGTTGGCCATAGGTTTAGGTTTTTCCTGATGGTCGGGATTGTAAGCAGCCCCCACCCCTaccacatcacccccccccccccacccccccccccgccacacacacacacacacacacacacacacacacacacacacacacacacactcactctctcctatTGCTGTTGGAAACTCCTCTGTctcaagaggaggaggtggaaggaATATCCAAAATGCatgacaacacaaaaaaaaaatgttgagtCGTTCTCTTTCtgacctccttcctctcttctctctccaccccccagaCCACAAAGGCCTTCCTGCCCCGGATGCTGGAGCTTTGCAACGGCCACGTGGTGTGCATGAACTCCATCCTCTCCATATCGGCCATCCCCGGGGCTATAGACTACTGCACCTCCAAGGCCTCCTCGCTGGCCTTCATGGAGAGCCTGACGCTGGGCCTGCTGGACTGCCCCGGCGTGGGCTGCACCACCGTTCTGCCCTtccacaccaacacagagatGTTCCAGGGCATGAGAGTCAGGTACGGCACGGGGGCCCGGGAAAGTGTCTGTGTCACCACAGAGCATTctgttatatatttatttttaaaatttTTACAAACATACAGAATGACACAAAATAGAGTCAAAGAGAGAAGCATTGTGTGTTGCTATGTAGAGAAATGACAGAAGAAATAAAGAAGGATTCTGTTAGCCTTAATCAAGGAGTGTGACAAGACTGGAGAAGGTGTGATTTGAAGAAAAATTGTTGGAGTCGATTTACAGAGCTCCAGTTGTGACAGTAAAGTCATGTCGTGGTTTAGTTTTGATCCTTTCCTGCTTGTCTTTTAATACAACTCCTATCTCCCAGGTTCCCACAGCTCTTCCCTCCTCTGAAACCGGAGACGGTGGCCCAGCGCACTGTGGAGGGCGTCAGAAGTAATAAAGCCTTCGTCCATCTGCCTTGGACTATGCatatcctcatcatcctcaagAAGTGGGTTTACTCAGCAGATATCTATCAACTTTGTTTTCACACAAAATTTGATTGATCATCTTCTTGAACTCATTAATCATGTAGTTCAATAGCCATCAGAAGTGGAGATACATAATagtggcagaaaaaaaagaagacaaaagcCATCCATCAATTCTCTCCTTAGAAATCCAAAACTaatgtcctccctctctataGTACCCTATCCATTTGCAGCTGTCAGGATGAGACTAACCTCCACAGTGTAACATCATAGCCAACAGACTCAATATTAATCCATCTTCATCAATCTAatatccccccccccgtctttgttgtttttgggCTCTGGTCAGCCTGACTAAGCATCTGTTCTTTATTGCCTCAACAGCCTCTTGCCTCTGTCCGCATTGGAGGAGATCCAGAGATTCGCAGGGAGCTACACCTGCATGAACACATTCAAGGGGAGGACTTAGAGGGCGCTCAGCGGCGATAGGCAATCAAAGAAAACAAGACATCATGAGCATGTGTGCActgcaagaaaaaaataaacaataaaaaacccacagagtacacacacactcacgtttgAGCTCCACGGTGGCTCTGGCAGCTGAGGCCTTAACATCACCAGAGCTGTTGTACCATATCCAACCATATCGTGTATGTTAAAAGGGGTTCATGATCTTAGTTGCTATCACCAGGAACTTTGAAGCTCTAGACTGAATGGTACATATCCTTGGTCCACATTTGAACTCCAATGTGATATCCTGCTTCAGTCTGGGATACTGTATGGAGTGGCGGGTTATCAAGAAAAAGTTGTGCCCACTAGACACCCGTGTCTGGGGTGGCTTGGGTTATATGTTGTAGATTTTTAACAAATTTTAACCATTTTATAATAAAATGCATCTgaacgtgtttgtttgtttgcacatAAGTAAATACATCTCATTTATCAATATTGATGCTAATATTGAATAAATACGGTATTTAATCCTGACACAGTGCAGTGAGtcgctatgtgtgtatgtgtgtgtttgtttatggggTAGAGAGAGCGCGCTCTGGGTcgctgcctctctgtgtgtggttgtttgtgtccTGGCCAACATCAGACGGCTTTCATGGTCAACATTCCTTTGTTTTAGTCTGGCCAATCATGAGCTCACAATGCTTTAGTTAAGAGTTGTCATAACATTGGGCTCTCTACGGCAACGTATGCTGGAGAAGGTAGTCCTTTTGGGAGGCAAGCtgaggggggggtgtgtggtttGGGGGGTTTGGGGGTCCTAGAACGTTAGAGGAGTCTGTCCACCCTCTCCCACGAGCAGTTTTACCTCCCAGCATTAATCCCATTCTGTCACCAACTCCTAGGTCTGGAGAGACAGCGATAGAATGAGAGaactctgttctgtttttgatAACGCATGAGGCAAACCTCTAGCCCATCAAGTGAGACCCACGTTCAAGTTACTTACAGCTGTTCACTGTCTCTGTGATAACAtagtttatgtgtctgtgctgctaTATGAAGCAGCCAGTCTTCACTATCAAAACAGAAACGAAGTATAAAAGGGAATTATTAATGAGACTGGCACATGAATCATCAAGGATGATTTGGGATTACTCAAAACCAACAGGTTAAGAGAAATCACGGGGAATGTTTCACATTAAAAGGTGCAAGATGGATGTAGGGGAAATTAAGAAGAGTGAGTAGATTTTAAGAAATTTGAAAGACTTTGTTACTTTGAAgactttttgtgtttgttgaagGTGTTGTAGTCACctaagaaagaaaaggaagggCAATACAGAGAAATGTCCACAGAATCTACTAAGGTCGATCACTAGGGGCTTGTCAAATATCCTCAGCCAGCAATTCCCTTCCTAGACTCATTTCTCCATAAGATTTGTTTTACATAAACATTTTCAGCTCCATTCTTTTCTGTTTACAGAGAATTCGCACAGTACGGTAGCTCATACCGATGTTGCCTGAGGGAATAGGTTTTCTGGGAAGCAGCCATTGGAGTTTAGACAGCTTCAGAATAGGGAAAGGGGTCAGGGAACTGCACTgcggagtgcatgtgtgttggaaAAGACAGCTCAAATCTCAGGGGGTGAGTTCAGAGCAAGGTTAGCCAAATAGTAGATAAATTTGAGGAGTATGTTGGACAGACAGCTCACCCTGGGCTGAACTCTTTACCCAGGCAATCAGGCAGTTTCATGAGCTCGGCAACAggtggaaaagaagaagaagggtcCAACAGCAGTGGAGGGCATTTGCAGGACATATGTTATGGCTCCATTTGACAAAT encodes the following:
- the dhrs3a gene encoding short-chain dehydrogenase/reductase 3a, with translation MDLKNICRAVLFPVQMLCSILKAGLSLLLPCKRRDLSGDVVLITGGGRGIGRHLAHEFAKQGARKVILWGRTEKCLKETSEEITLLGTECHYFVCDVGNREEVYQQAKILREKVGDVTILVNNAAVVHGKSLMNSDDDALLKTQHINTLGQFWTTKAFLPRMLELCNGHVVCMNSILSISAIPGAIDYCTSKASSLAFMESLTLGLLDCPGVGCTTVLPFHTNTEMFQGMRVRFPQLFPPLKPETVAQRTVEGVRSNKAFVHLPWTMHILIILKNLLPLSALEEIQRFAGSYTCMNTFKGRT